The Candidatus Zixiibacteriota bacterium genome segment AGCAGCGTCATCGAAGGTGAATCCTGAACCGGCAGCGGCGGCGCCCCTGGATGATCGAGCCCAGCAGGTTTACGGCTACCGTATGTCTTCTGGCGCAGCCTGATCCAGCAAGTCCATCACTAATTGAATATAGTCGGAAATCGGACCGTCGCCGGCGCAGTATGCCGGACAGAAACGGCGGGAGGTTCGGGGATGGGGCCGCCGAACCGCAACGTGGCCAACGTCCGGGGCCAGGCGGAAATTGCGTTGACTCCGCGGAAAGGGTGTATTAGTGTGTGGAATTGGGCGGCGGAGGCGTTCAGCCCGACCCTGCGCGCCGCCGATAAAGAGTGATACGAGAAGATTGATGAAGGGTGCCTATGGCCAGCGACGAACGAGCGACATCGAACTTCATTCGCGACATTATCGATGATGACCTTGCGAAGGGAACCTACGACGGACGGGTGCACACCCGCTTTCCTCCGGAGCCGAACGGGTACCTCCATATCGGGCACGCCAAGTCGATTCTCCTGAACTACGGCCTGGCCCAGACCTACGGCGGGAAGTTCAACCTCCGCTTCGACGACACGAATCCGACTAAAGAGGAGGAGGAGTACGTCAACTCCATCATCGAGGATGTCCGGTGGCTCGGAGCCGACTGGGAGGACCGTCTCTTTTTCGCCTCGGACTATTTCCCGCAGCTCTACGAGTGGGCGGTGCAGTTGATCAAGGCGGGGAAAGCCTATGTCGATGATCTGACGCCCGAGGAGATCCGCGCGACGCGGGGGACGCTGACCGAGCCGGGCCAGGAGTCGCCCTTCCGCAACCGGCCGATCGAGGAGAATCTGGATCTGTTCGAGCGGATGAAGAACGGGGAGTTTCCCAACGGGGCGAAGACGCTGCGGGCGAAGATCGACATGGGAGCGGGGAATGTCAACCTGCGCGACCCGGTCATGTACCGGGTGCTGCACGCCCGGCACCACCGCACCGGCGACGCCTGGTGCATCTACCCCATGTACGACTGGGCGCACGGTCAGTCGGACTCGGTCGAGGGGATCACGCACTCGATCTGCACGCTCGAGTTCGAGGACCACCGCCCGCTGTACAACTGGTTTCTCGACCAGCTGGGGATCTACCACCCGCGGCAGATCGAGTTCGCCCGCCTCGATCTCACCTACACGGTGATGAGCAAGCGGAAGCTGCTGCGGCTGGTGCAGGAGAAGTATGTCGACGGGTGGGACGATCCGCGGATGCCCACGATTTCCGGCCTGCGGCGGCGGGGGTACACGCCGGAGTCGCTGCGCGATTTCGCCGAGCGGGTGGGCGTGGCCAAGAAGAAAGGCTCGGTGGCCGACCTCGCGCTTCTGGAGCACTGCCTGCGCGACGACCTCAACAAGCGGGCGCGGCGGGTGATGGCGGTGCTTGATCCGCTCAAGGTCGTGATCACGAACTACCCGGAGGACCGGGTCGAGGAGATCGAGGCGGTCAACAATCCGGAAAATGCGGCCGAGGGAACCCGCATGGTGCCGTTCGCCCGGGAAATCTATATCGAGCGCGATGACTTCATGGAGCACCCGCCCGCGAAGTTTTTCCGCCTCTCCCCCGGCGCCGAAGTGCGCCTGAAGCACGCCTACTTCATCCGGTGCCAGGAGGCGGTCAAGGATGCGGCCGGGAAGATTGTGGAGCTCCGCTGCACGTACGACCCGGCCTCGCGGGGGGGCGAGGCGCCGGACGGCCGCAAGGTGAAGGGGACGCTCCACTGGGTGTCGGCCGCGCACGCGTTCGAAGGCGAGGTGCGGTGGTACGAGAACCTGTTCTCGAACGAGTTTCCGGAGGAGATTGCGCCGGAGGAGGCGGCCGCCGGGAAGGATTTCACCGCCCACATCAACCCGCATTCGCTGCGCATCCTGACCGGCTGCAGACTCGAACCGATGCTGAAAGAGGCCCGTCCGGGCGACCGCTTCCAGTTTCTGCGCCACGGCTATTTCTGCGTGGACAACAAGTTCTCCGCGCCCGGGAGGCCGATTTTCAACAGGACCGTGGGCCTCCGGGACACGTGGGCGAAACTCGCCGCGAAAGACTAGCCGCGCGCACGCGACATCGGACATTCGGGCCGCCGTCGGGTATCCGCCGGCGGTCTCCTTTTTTGCGGGAAAGGGGTGACAGCCGGCGGCAGGAGAAGCGCGGTCGACCGGCCTCCGCCGCCCCCCGGCGGGCGCCCTGTGCGCGGCCGCGCCAAAAGCGGAGCGGGGGCAAACTTTCGCTTGCATTTTAGAGGAAAGCACTTACACTACCGGGGCGAAGTATGTGAAATTTGTAACAAGGATTGGACATGGCTGATCCACGCATCGAGGCCCTGCGCCGGAAACGCGGCCAAATGACCGCGGGGGGCGGTCCCCAGGCAGTCGACAAACAGCACGAGCGCGGCAAGCTGACCGCCCGCGAGCGCATCGACCTGTTGTTTGAGCCAGGGACATTCCGCGAGTCGCTTCTGTTCATCCAGCACCGGCAGACGGCGTTCGGGATGGCGGGGAAGGAATTTCCGGGCGAAGGGGTGGTGTGCGGGCACGGGATCATCGACGGCCGCCCGGTGTACGTCGCGAGCCAGGATTTCACGGTCGGGGGCGGGTCGGTGGGTGAAATGACCGGACGGAAGATCAGCGAAGCCATGGACGCGGCGCTCAAAACCGGGGATCCCCTGGTCATGATCAACGACTCCGGCGGCGCGCGGATTCAGGAGGGGGTGGACTCGCTCCAGGGATACGGGCACATTTTCTACCGCAACGTGCTCTTGTCCGGGGTGGTGCCGCAGATCAGCATAATCGCCGGTCCGTGCGCGGGCGGCGCGGCCTACTCCCCCGCGCTGACCGATTTTATCATCCAGGTGCGCCACCAGGGACAGCTCTATATCACCGGCCCGCTCGTGATCAAGCAGGTGACGGGCGAGGAGATCACGGCCGAACAGCTCGGCGGCGCGGAGAGCCACGCCTACTACTCGGGGGTGGTGCATTTCATTGCGGAAAACGACGAACACGCGCTCGCCCTCGCGCGGCGGCTGCTGTCCTACCTGCCGAGCAACAACACCGAGGACCCGCCGTTCGACGCGGCGCTGCACGAGG includes the following:
- a CDS encoding glutamine--tRNA ligase/YqeY domain fusion protein; the encoded protein is MASDERATSNFIRDIIDDDLAKGTYDGRVHTRFPPEPNGYLHIGHAKSILLNYGLAQTYGGKFNLRFDDTNPTKEEEEYVNSIIEDVRWLGADWEDRLFFASDYFPQLYEWAVQLIKAGKAYVDDLTPEEIRATRGTLTEPGQESPFRNRPIEENLDLFERMKNGEFPNGAKTLRAKIDMGAGNVNLRDPVMYRVLHARHHRTGDAWCIYPMYDWAHGQSDSVEGITHSICTLEFEDHRPLYNWFLDQLGIYHPRQIEFARLDLTYTVMSKRKLLRLVQEKYVDGWDDPRMPTISGLRRRGYTPESLRDFAERVGVAKKKGSVADLALLEHCLRDDLNKRARRVMAVLDPLKVVITNYPEDRVEEIEAVNNPENAAEGTRMVPFAREIYIERDDFMEHPPAKFFRLSPGAEVRLKHAYFIRCQEAVKDAAGKIVELRCTYDPASRGGEAPDGRKVKGTLHWVSAAHAFEGEVRWYENLFSNEFPEEIAPEEAAAGKDFTAHINPHSLRILTGCRLEPMLKEARPGDRFQFLRHGYFCVDNKFSAPGRPIFNRTVGLRDTWAKLAAKD
- a CDS encoding acyl-CoA carboxylase subunit beta; this translates as MADPRIEALRRKRGQMTAGGGPQAVDKQHERGKLTARERIDLLFEPGTFRESLLFIQHRQTAFGMAGKEFPGEGVVCGHGIIDGRPVYVASQDFTVGGGSVGEMTGRKISEAMDAALKTGDPLVMINDSGGARIQEGVDSLQGYGHIFYRNVLLSGVVPQISIIAGPCAGGAAYSPALTDFIIQVRHQGQLYITGPLVIKQVTGEEITAEQLGGAESHAYYSGVVHFIAENDEHALALARRLLSYLPSNNTEDPPFDAALHEEAIGPDPAMNEIVPEDPREPYDMREVIAGILDQGDFLEVMEHFAPNILIGFGRLAGYSIGVVANQPVQKAGVLDIDSSDKAARFIRFCNAFNIPILTLVDVPGFMPGVQQEFSGIIRHGAKMLFAYAAATVPKMTVVIRKAYGGAYLAMCAKSMGADLLCAWPSAEIAVMGAEGAVNVLYRKEIGEAADPEEERARRITEYKDMFANPYAAAAHGLVDEILEPADTRPYLAQALEVLKAKRELRPAKKHGLIPL